The sequence TCGACGCCGGGTTCGGCCCGGGCACGAAGCCGATCACCGTGGCGTCGTTCCTGATCGAGCGCCTCGTGGGCCGGGCGTAGGCGGTCAGGCGACGAGCAGGTGGTAGGCGGCCGAGAGCTCGGCGAACCGCGCGGTGCGCTGGGCGCCGTCGCCGGCCTGCGCCGCGGCGCGGTCGGGGTGCAGCGACGCGGCCAGGCGGCGGAAGGCGCGGCGGATATCGGCCTCGGTCGCGCCCTCGCGCAGGCCCAGCGCCTCGAGCGCCCGGCGGCGCGGCTCGTCCGCGCGAGCGGCGCGCGGCGGAGCGCTCCGCGGCGGCGCGCTCGCAGGCCCGCCGTGCGCGGCGCGCGCGGACGAGCCGCGCCGCTGCCGATCCCGCGCGCGCGGGCGGCCGTGGAGGAAATCGCTCGGAGAGAGCGGGCCGGTCTGCCGCAGCGACCCGGCGAGGGGCCTCGCCGTGTGGAAGCAGATGGTCGCCTCCTCGATGCTGAACAGCGCCTCGAGGCGCTCTCGGAGCTGGATCCGGAGCGCGCGGTCGACCGCGCTCGCCGGGATGAGCCCCGCCGCCACGAGCACCTCGCCGGTCCGGCGCCCCCGGTGCGCGGCGACGAGCGCGGCGAGCCGCTGGATCGACGGCTCGGGTGCGGAGCCCTCCTTCGCGAGGATCTCGCCGAGGCGGGGCACGCGGAGCGGCGTCTCGACGGCCGTCACGAGGCCGGAGAAGAGCTGGATCCGGTGCTGGCGGCCCGGCACCGTCGAGCCGCTCGGCGTCCGGAGCTCGCAGAGCTCCAGGAGCCCGGTGGTCTTCTCGCGGT is a genomic window of Sorangium aterium containing:
- a CDS encoding J domain-containing protein encodes the protein MQLPSRLSTSTLGDLLGALHREKTTGLLELCELRTPSGSTVPGRQHRIQLFSGLVTAVETPLRVPRLGEILAKEGSAPEPSIQRLAALVAAHRGRRTGEVLVAAGLIPASAVDRALRIQLRERLEALFSIEEATICFHTARPLAGSLRQTGPLSPSDFLHGRPRARDRQRRGSSARAAHGGPASAPPRSAPPRAARADEPRRRALEALGLREGATEADIRRAFRRLAASLHPDRAAAQAGDGAQRTARFAELSAAYHLLVA